Part of the Olsenella profusa DSM 13989 genome, GTTGCCGTGCTCGATTTTGGTGCCCAATACGGGCAACTCATCGCACGACGCGTCCGCGACCTGCATGTGTACTCCGAGATCGTTCCCTGCGACATTCCTGCCGGGGAGCTTGCCGCCCTGCGCCCCTCGGCCATCATCCTCTCTGGAGGCCCCGCGTCCGTGTATGCCGAGGATGCCCCTACGATCGATCCTGGCGTGCTGAGACTGGGCGTTCCCGTCTTTGGCTTCTGCTATGGCCAGCAGATCATGGCCACCGCGCTGGGGGGTGCGGTGGGACACACCGACAAGGGCGAGTATGGTCCGGCGACGCTGCGTCGTCGGGGCGTCTCGCGCATCCTGGATGGGACGCCCGAGGAACAGATCGTGTGGATGAGCCACCGCGATGCCGTGAGTCAGGTGCCTGAGGGATTTACGATTACGGCGACGACGGACGTGTGCCTCATCGCGGCCATGGAGTGCCCGGAGCGGGGTCTCTATGCCACGCAGTTCCACCCCGAGGTGCGCCACACCGAGTACGGTCGCACCATGCTCGAGCACTTCCTGTTTGACGTGGCCGGCCTTGCGCCCAGGTGGATCATGGACAGCATCGTGGAGCAGAAGGTTGCCGAGATCCGCAGGCAGGTGGGGGAGCGGAAGGTCATCCTCGCGCTCTCGGGTGGCGTGGACTCCTCCGTGGTGGCGGCGTTGGTGCATCGCGCCGTCGGCGACCAGCTCACCTGCGTCTTCGTGAACCACGGGCTGCTCCGCAAGGGCGAGCCCGAGATGGTGGAGGAGGTCTTTCGCGAGCAGTTCCACGTGCCGCTGGTGCATGTGCATGCGGAGGAGCGCTATGCGCGGCTGCTTGCCGGCGTGAGCGACCCCGAGCAGAAGAGGCGCCTCATCGGAGGCGAGTTCTGGAAGGTCTTCTTCGAGGAGGCACAGAGGATCGGCGACGTGCAGATGCTGGCACAGGGCACCATCTATCCGGACATCATCGAGAGCGGCGCGCGCAAGACGGGCGGAAAGGCCTCGACCATAAAGAGCCACCACAACCTGATTCCCTTCCCAGAGGGCGTGCACTTCGACCTCATCGAGCCGCTGGACCACTTCTTCAAGGACGAGGTCCGCGAGCTGGGCGTGAGCCTGGGCCTTCCGGACAGGATGGTGTATCGCCAACCCTTCCCGGGGCCGGGCCTGGCCATCCGCATCATCGGCGGCGTGACGCCCAAGAAGCTGGACATCCTGCGCGAGGCGGACGCCATCGTGCGCGAGGAGCTGGACGCGTACAACGAGCGTCTCTTCGAGGAGACGGGCGAGCGCAACAGCGAGCACTCCTGCTGGCAGTACTTCGCCGTGCTGCCCGACATCAGGAGCGTGGGCGTGATGGGCGACGAGCGCACGTACGCGCGGCCGGTCATCGTGCGCGCCGTGGAGTCGAGCGACGCCATGACGGCAGACTGGGCGAAGCTGCCCTACGAGGTGCTCGGGCGCATCAGCGGGCGCATCGTGGGCGAGGTCGCGGGCGTCAACCGCGTGGTCTACGACATCACGCCCAAGCCGCCCGCGACGATCGAGTGGGAATAGTTCAGCACTTTATCGTGAGGTTGATTTTACGGTGTGCTTGGTTGGCTGTGGTCTACCAGGTGCACCGTTTTTTGCGTTTGTGAACCTGCAAGCCAGTGGAGGGACGGTTGGCTCAATTGGCTCTGGCGTGTCGAATAAAGACCAGTTCAGGCTATAGAAGTGAGATCAGCGGAATCGCGACTGGTACTCACGGGAGCCTCGAATTGGTCTAGCGAGAGAACGGTTGGTACTCAAATGGTACTCATGCAGGTCAAAGCCTCTGCCCGAGCAGTAGAATCGACTCTACTGCAAAACGGATTTGG contains:
- the guaA gene encoding glutamine-hydrolyzing GMP synthase, encoding MQQNQGTQQLVAVLDFGAQYGQLIARRVRDLHVYSEIVPCDIPAGELAALRPSAIILSGGPASVYAEDAPTIDPGVLRLGVPVFGFCYGQQIMATALGGAVGHTDKGEYGPATLRRRGVSRILDGTPEEQIVWMSHRDAVSQVPEGFTITATTDVCLIAAMECPERGLYATQFHPEVRHTEYGRTMLEHFLFDVAGLAPRWIMDSIVEQKVAEIRRQVGERKVILALSGGVDSSVVAALVHRAVGDQLTCVFVNHGLLRKGEPEMVEEVFREQFHVPLVHVHAEERYARLLAGVSDPEQKRRLIGGEFWKVFFEEAQRIGDVQMLAQGTIYPDIIESGARKTGGKASTIKSHHNLIPFPEGVHFDLIEPLDHFFKDEVRELGVSLGLPDRMVYRQPFPGPGLAIRIIGGVTPKKLDILREADAIVREELDAYNERLFEETGERNSEHSCWQYFAVLPDIRSVGVMGDERTYARPVIVRAVESSDAMTADWAKLPYEVLGRISGRIVGEVAGVNRVVYDITPKPPATIEWE